A portion of the Lolium rigidum isolate FL_2022 chromosome 1, APGP_CSIRO_Lrig_0.1, whole genome shotgun sequence genome contains these proteins:
- the LOC124661877 gene encoding transcription factor HBP-1b(c38)-like — MPMPSAAAPMGIYDRRHHHPLADATAAVWAEPFRYMASGSASGSGAPHGVELAEPKFEPHPMAPHDVHDLALPPSPDSSDDQEPARPGHKKERRLAQNREAARKSRLRKKAYIQNLETSKMKLARMEQEIRRVRQQQQQALYAAGASTSTTSHPGLPLPSSFDPVVAAFEIEHARWVEEQTRQTRELRAALQQQHPEATEPRLRALAEAGLAHYDRMFLAKAAAARRDVFFVMSGAWRPAAERFFLWIAGFRPSDLLKVLAPQLGPLAERQQAAVGALRQTARQAEDALSQGLDKLQQSLADSLLLSATDQEDDGFDDGAGAGSYSYVARRMGGAMRRLEELAGFVEQADHLRQETLRNMYRILTPRQAAVGLLALGDYSQRLHALSTLWAARPREPV, encoded by the exons ATGCCCATGCCCTCCGCGGCGGCGCCCATGGGGATCTacgaccgccgccaccaccacccgctcgccgacgccaccgccgccgtctggGCCGAACCGTTCAGGTACATGGCGTCCGGCTCCGCCTCCGGGTCCGGGGCGCCGCACGGCGTGGAGCTGGCCGAGCCCAAGTTCGAGCCGCATCCGATGGCGCCGCACGACGTCCACGACCTcgcgctgccgccgtcgcccgaCAGCTCCGACGACCAGGAGCCCGCCAGGCCAGGACACAAG AAGGAGCGAAGACTCGCGCAGAACAGGGAGGCCGCCCGCAAGAGCCGACTGCGCAAGAAG GCCTACATCCAGAACCTGGAGACGAGCAAGATGAAGCTGGCGCGCATGGAGCAGGAGATCAGACGGgtcaggcagcagcagcagcaggcgctCTACGCGGCCGGCgcgagcaccagcaccaccagccACCCCGGTCTACCGCTACCATCGTCCTTCGATCCAG TCGTGGCGGCGTTCGAGATCGAGCACGCGCGCTGGGTGGAGGAGCAGACGAGGCAGACGAGGGAGCTGCGGGCGGCGCTGCAGCAGCAGCACCCCGAGGCCACCGAGCCGCGTCTACGCGCGCTGGCCGAGGCCGGGCTGGCGCACTACGACCGGATGTTCCTggccaaggcggcggcggcgcggcgcgacgtCTTCTTCGTCATGTCGGGGGCGTGGCGGCCGGCGGCCGAGCGCTTCTTCCTCTGGATCGCGGGCTTCCGGCCCTCGGACCTGCTCAAGGTGCTGGCGCCGCAGCTGGGGCCGCTCGCGGAGCGCCAGCAGGCGGCCGTGGGCGCGCTCAGGCAGACGGCCAGGCAGGCGGAGGACGCGCTGTCGCAGGGCTTGGACAAGCTGCAGCAGTCGCTCGCCGACTCCCTGCTGCTCTCGGCGACGGACCAAGAAGATGACGGCTTCGACGACGGGGCCGGGGCCGGCTCGTACTCGTACGTGGCGCGCCGGATGGGAGGCGCCATGCGCAGGCTCGAGGAGCTCGCCGGGTTCGTCGAGCAGGCCGACCACCTCAGGCAGGAGACGCTGAGGAACATGTACAGGATCCTCACGCCGCGCCAGGCCGCCGTGGGGCTcctcgcgctcggggactactcccagcGGCTCCACGCGCTCAGCACGCTCTGGGCGGCGCGCCCGCGCGAGCCCGTGTAA